taaaaattcaaaagaagaaaattatttcttttcgaaagccctacaagattattaaaattgaaaattatttaatttatagtttgtAATACACAGACTGCCGGAggaataaatacaataataataaaaataataaatactaataaataataataaatgcttACAAACATATTCTTAAATCagtatttatcatattttaataatatttataaaaatattattacaaaatttttcaaataatttggtgaGTACGATCATTTTTTTGAAGTGTTACGATTTTTTGTACGAAGTTCAACCCTAGGGCAGaactagaactttttaaaaatattttaacaattcagaaaaataatatagAGACTTACCTTTCAAATGAGcgaaagaacttttaaaattaataattatttcgagagttattccaatttttcaaaaaaatcgaagttttaCGTTTCtgtgcaaaatttaaaatgtatatcattaaaatttttaattctgaaacttaaaatttgcatcatttttactttcaaattttccaaattaaaagttctttaactttcaagatttacaatgtaaagttctacaatttttaagatacaattgaaaatatagaattaaaattattaaattttcaagatttattttctaaaggtATTTAAttccgaaagtttttttttatggttcagttttgaagattgatcagtgaaaattcttaatttaaacgatttgcgattgaaaattcttccctttttaatatctacaattgaaaactcttcataTTTCATGTGTATAATAGATAATGATGCAATTTGGAATCAAAtgcttttttgtaaaagaaatcaatgtttaagatataaaattgaaatttattctattttgtgaatttgcaattcaaaattcttaaattgaagtTTGACAGTAttgaactagataaccaacaaaatgggaatttttcacaagagtgaaaaaacattctgtaatgTCAAAATCAATATGTATTTAAAGGTAAAACAATGTCCACTCCCAAGCTAAAAATTTTTGAGTTGaggtaaaaaaattctaataaagaaAAGTTATCTAGGTTCTAGAAATAGATATAAgagttgacaatctcaaagtaACACTGGCCTAAAATAGGGCCAGGCTTGATTGTGGAttgctataaaaaattcaattttcagttttaaaataaaataaaatcatgctTCCGAGATATTAAGTTTCTGAACATGGATAAAGTAATTTTGGTGGCAATTATTCAACCAATTTCAAGAAGGTCGAAGAATTGAAcaatgaggaattttcaattttctgctaaCATAAAAACTGGCTTCCGAACTGTGGATGTTAAATGAGAATCAAAAATGTTTGTTCCAAAAAAGTAATTCTGttccgagaaaatcaaaattgaagatCGCAATATCACTGTGtgacagacattttttaaataaaagtctgaatacaatttttatttttattaaatgataaaaatctccagaaatattaatacttaagggttgaaaaaattataactactTTAAAATGATAACTAAATTGTAactaatatttggaaaatttctttaaaaaaatatttgatcaaaaatgatattttgaaaaaatctaactACGTCTTTCAGGGATAAACCTACTTTATATCATCTttgaacttttgttttattttttctttcctttcttttttccGGCACAGGTGATTCGGTAGGTATCACTCCTTTTCAAGGTGGAAGTAGCGGAGGTTTTGGTTTTGGCACTTGCacatttctgtaaaatataaataaaattattgattcaatacaaaatatttcaatttgatcaaattctCTTTTCATTCCGGTTTTcgaaaccttttttgaaaatctctctctctctcactcagtcactcactcactcactctaAAAGTGTAAATAAAcagctttgaaattaatttcccaacttttaagttttgaataattCCGCCATAATCTtgatttcattaataaaaaaatgtctttgtcAAAAAACCAACcttgtttcttgtttaaaaaaatcagatcaTCATTAAAGTCTTTCTACTTGTATAAGCTTacaatttataaactaatttaaagaACCCCGATTTTAGgaaagagaaaataataaaattgtacaaatcATTATTTACTTGAAGCAAAATTGGACATCCTGACACCCTTTCCCTTGATGCATTTGAATCCAAAGATTTGTCTGAGTCTTTGGCTTTGGATAAAATCCATGAGCTTCGCAGAAAGCTTTATCTACGGCTTCTTCTGCTTCGAGTTTCTTATTCCAAGCGTTTTCCCATTTTCTCTGTCGTTTTTCCTCCTCCTCTTTACTGTTTACTTCTTTACTTTCTTCGCTTCCACccttttcaactttctttttccCAGCACCTTTTTTcttattccctcctttctttccTGCTGTTTCTTTTATCTTCGCACCCATTAGGCCCACTTGCCTCATACCAATTCTCTCAGGGAATGTTTTTTCTTctatcacttaaaaaaaattcaactcggTGGGAATAATTCTTATAAGCGCTGTCAATATTGAACTTTGCAGATAAGAAATTATACAGAGAAAAATTCATGCAATTGCAATGCTGTTAATATTTGCCCAGAGAGGATGGAAGTCAAGGAAATATAAGATTGCAAAATctgaaaaagaacaaaattaatcgATATTTTATCCTGGTTTACTGCATTTGCATTTTTTCGCTAAGaactacatttaatatttttggtagttaatccaaatttggaatttttacttTCTTTGCAATTTACCTTTTCATGGTCAAGTTGAAAGTTGAAGTTTATTGGACGTGGTTCTACTGCACTCAACATTTTTActggagaatttttcaatttttttccaaaaatatttgttaataatttagaaatattacattttttattttgacagatGGATATAATGTATTTTCATCACTCAGAGCTCGGTTCAAGCCATCATGTGACAAATTCTTAATTGAtcgtttgtctttttttattcattGCAGAATCTAACAAACTGTAcaacaatttaaagaaagaacttcaatttttttttggttcatacgttaaaataatttcgaaaaattcttttaaatatttaagtttttaaatcccATCTCTCACTTTTGTACGattaaaaaaacatgcaaaatgcaaaaaaaaacagaagtctATTTCCTTTAAagtgaaatataaagaaaaatatatatttgtatataattattgaattatatactaaaatatttgagCATAAACTGCAATTAttaatacacttaaaaaatattactccAGACTTgaaaaagatttcggataaatagAGTAATATCTAGAATATCAAGTAAATTTAAACACTAAGTTTTTAGCTTTGATCCACACACAAAATGTTGAAGACAACTAAGAACCAATTTTTCTCCTAGAACAAATCCTTTTTTATCtgataaataaaaacagaaaatttcatatGTCCAAAATAAATCCTACAATTTATAGACAAGCGCCAAAACGTACATTTCAATATATAAACGGTATGCTTTTGATCAATTTACATTCAATTGAAGATCGAGAATTATGAACAAAGAAAGCTGAGTAGTTCAGAATATCTAATCTACAAAATTGATTTATGTCTTTCAACTACAATCACAGCGTTTTTCCATCTTGACTGTGGAACCACATTTCCGAACAGTTGATTCattcacttgaaaattatttgcttgTTGATATTGCTTTTGTTTTAGACGAGGGCAGGATCCACTCACGATCATTGGAGATTTTCCAGAATATTCATTCTTTCCAGGATTCCTTAAGGATGGACAGCAAGGTCTCAAATTTTCATCAGGTGTTTTGTGTCTCACAGACTTTATGGATACCGGAGAAGATGGAGGAGCAAGGCAACAATTTCTAGGAGCTTCTCCAGCTCCAAAGCTGCCTCGATTTTCAGGTTTGCACATACATTTTGGTAAATTCGAGTCCTTACATTCAGTTTGAGATGGAATTTTTTTACACTGAATTACAGGACTGTTTTCTTCTCCTTTAAAGAGGAAAGGCTTCTTGTTGTGGGGAATTTGAAACTGTGTGACAATTTTTCTCCCGAAGCAAGAAACTCTTAAAAATACTGTCACTTCGCCAACTGCCTGTCCAGTTGCTGTTGTGATTTTGTAAGTATCTTTGCTGGTTTTTGAGGAAGCTCTAGATTTGAAGACTCGATTACTAAGAACTGCGTTGATCAGATTCTTTGCCTGGATTTGATGTGTTCCTATTAACATCACATCTGGCAAAACACCAGGAGGCAATTTTTTGTAGACTGACATAATTATCGGGAAAGAATAAAGAGGTTTTTCCAAGACTATTGTTGGCAGGGCAAAGAGGCAGGATTTTCCTTTATTGAATATTTGAGAGTCTCCTCCTATGCATACACAGCCTTCTGAATCTGATTCTTGTTCGATATTCACTGGCGGGAGGCTCAAAATCTAAAAACCAAAATTAGAtcaatttcgaaataattcattataaagaGAAActagatagaaaatttattataaattgctTATGTCAATATTTTCCTCCGGAAGAATTTTGTAtcatattttctggataaaataaCGGCCTAGCAAAGAATTTTCAGTATAATGCAAAATATTTgtatccattaatttttttaaattacttgaaatgaaACGCAGGTCGTCACTGGAAGCATTTTATCATGCATGGCTCGAACCGAAGGAATATTTACTCGTTCGAcgagaaattcaattaaaaatagatgtTGCTCCGAATCACTCATTTTGCTTAATTTGAgaactaaaatttgtatttacgaaAAAATACTACCCAGTAATAACCTTATCTGGTTCCACTAGCTTTTTCATTTTAACTAGAgtcgttttattttattattttctttctaagTAATCATATTTTAAAGATCATTAACGAGAAAATTTATAACCTTAAGAATTTGCaagtcaaaaataattgaaaaataatttccaggTTGTTTTGTtcagattcaaaatttcaaaaaagtaatctCAAGCTTTTCGAATATTATTGTCCAAGGACAAATTACAATGGGAATGAACagctcatatttttaaaaatcattcaagaaatttaatttttcttttaagaattcaagtcaaacttattattaatcactttaaattttaataatgtaaaattttctttttgttatttttattgaattatgcaaaataattaaaatttagtttcaaattaagatTAATTGTGAATTTAAGtccagaattgttattttaaagttcattaaaaaaaacacaaacttaCAAGATCTAATTGTGCAAgcaaattgcacaagaaggcttgaAAAGAAGTCtgttatttcaaaaactgtttttaagaaacaattaCTCAAGAACACcaatttgtgtaaaataattgtacaaaaggagttaaaataagagaaaaattttcaaataacattgtAAAAGGGCTCATTAAAGACACATATATGACGATTGAAAAGAgaggaagaaaaaagaaagacATGCAACTACAACGCTCTCcgctttcattttttaattatttatcgatattttttattcaatcaatGAGTTTTTCTagggaaaattttaagaaagcactttaaaaaaattagtttttcataggtactttttcggaataaaaaattatatcgtttaaaccaaaaagaatgtactaaaattataaaaattattgcataatAGTCATGCTACTTGGAATatgaacttgaaatattttccagATTGATAATATAGTTTAGAATtattaaagaattcaattaaaatatttcttttataaaacttaGATAATATATGTTATATTTAAGtgattattttcaagatttaatagactttcatttttttcaaagaacatTGAATTTAATAGGAGAGAGTAAACTACCAAAATGAGCAAATccttataatataaatatttaagtttcagactaattttatttttatgtttattgttTAGCATTGTATAATTAACGGTCATCACAGTACCTATtctcactaaaaaatgaaaatgtacatttttttcaaaaagagctGACAAATAGctgacaaaaaagttttataaattaaataaacatataatCTAATgcttattaacatatttttattagttgaacatGTCGCACTATAgtctctttttacattctcatcatttatgattgagaaagtattagaattgtcggaaatttgatatcacactttttcaacggatctccacgtttcgagaccacctgaatccgaaaatcaggtttttacgatggcgtctgtctgtttatctgcctgtccgtccggccgtccgtccgtccgtaaacacgataactcacgaaaaaattaacgaatcaaattcatctttggcacacttttttatgtcctgaaagaaagaacgagttcgtaaaccagctatttttgatgaaaattcaaaaagtgagcgcattttgaaaatttttgagaccacttttttctgaatttgaaaattctatgtacggatatttatagtattaaaaagaacaaacaatttatcctcatgacttttttcgattaaaagaaaattctcagagttatagcgttttcaaaatttttttaatcaaccgaaaatcaaaatctgaagccaaaaaacgcacgatatgataaaaagtcaaaagatgaaaattatttcttttcgaaagccctacaagattatcataaccaattgtttgattttcttcaaaaatcgaaatttcaaattttgattgcacaaaaaataatggaaaataaaaaattcaattttgtggacaaactatgtaggatacgaaaaaatatgaattaacaaaaatggttatcccaaaaaagatctacaacttcgttaagaatcacttcttgataggatgcgtactttttgttgtattcgtgaaaaataacgttgaaaaaaataaaataaaaacaaatgtgtggaaaaacgacgaaagttactagaaaaaaaaatccaacaaaacctgtttacaaatgtctgttggaAAACGTAtcatctttgactatacttaattaagtagacaattcagaatatgaagacgcatattaatactgccatctaaaagagatcttttttataaagtttttttcaagcattccaaatgcaaagaataaatatcctagcgcgaagcgcgaggtaacctatcatcgagcgcgaagcgcgagatacaacctcgcgcgccttaggcgcgctcaaacttccgagcgaagcgagccgcgcgcgatgagaatgtgtccgcaaagcgggcatatttttttaactaatacaggcatttaactaattattctttattttaattggtTTTTTGTAAAAGCCAAAAAAATGCTGTGAAATTGAAATCACCACTTAAAGATAGGACAAAAACCACTTCCAAGATGACGAGTTGATTGCCATTCCTAAGGaaagatattttgtttttaatgagcaatgataattttaagaaatatcgatGCTGTAGGTGTAGGTGAGATAAAATATTAactcaaaaaaagataaatttgttgggtttgaaatttttataagagTGAACTTTATAAATAgacatataaaatttaaaaaaatcggttctcctaataattaaaaaaaaatctcactaaatttagaaaatttaaagaatcataatccaaaaattatattagaaCAAACTTTAATCAACATCGTTTTCAACTTTACAAGATTGGAAATCTCAGTAAAACTTTTTGGAGACTTtaagtcatatttttaaatatggttAGATGAGgaagaatgattattttttcttgCTCTTCCCACTTTTGGCTTTCTTAGCCACCTTAGCCTCTTCTTCCGTCTGAGCCTCCCTAGTTTCATGCCTAATAGGCGCTCTTCTTTCCGGTCCCTTAGGAGTCCTCATTTCAAGTTGAAGGTCAGATTTCTCATCTGGACCTACAAGTCCCTTCTTCCCAATTCTTAGAATGAAAACATCATGGTCAGGATCGGGATCGCAATTTTGAGCATCAAATTCGTTAGCCACTGTAACCGTAGGCTGCTTGTTTTCACCATCATCCAAAAGACCAGAAACTTTTAAAACCACAGCCTTTCCACAAGGTTGAGCCGGTCCTCGACTTGATTGGATCGGTCCAGTTCTTTTTCCAGATGGactcaaattttcagaaacaGGTTTacaagaaatttgtctttttccgcCTTCTCTCTCTTGTACTTTTGATCCAAATAGAAAATCTGCTTGTTTTAAACACTTCTCCAAATTAGATTCAATTTCTAAACCTTGTTTAACAACAGCTCCTATACTCAAACCACAAGGCAAACAAGGATGTCTCTTTGGTTGACAAACCTCACAAGGAGCTTTcttagaaaaatcatcttcagaTTCTTTACAAAGatcaaattcctttgaatctatCACTCGACACTTGTAGCTTAATCCTTTGTCATTGATCTTATTTCCCTTGAATATGTAAGACTTATTCCCTCCTGGTGCTTCAAATTCTGTCGTGATGCTTTGGCCATAAGAAGAAAGACGGATAAAGACTTTGATTGAGCCAatcaaatcttctttaaaaaataaagggaCATCGTTTTCAAAAACCTGCGGAGGTGGAACTCCGAGATACCAACATTGTAGCATCTCTTTCCTGAGAGCTGCAAATTGTTTCGTCATATCAACTTCTGCTTCTCCCACGAGGATGTCAGGATTGATGTCTTCTGGCATTTTTTTCCTTACAGTCAGCTTGATTTTAAATTCTGATATCTTTTGAGTGACGGAGTATTG
The sequence above is drawn from the Belonocnema kinseyi isolate 2016_QV_RU_SX_M_011 chromosome 7, B_treatae_v1, whole genome shotgun sequence genome and encodes:
- the LOC117177530 gene encoding uncharacterized protein LOC117177530, producing MSDSEQHLFLIEFLVERVNIPSVRAMHDKMLPVTTCVSFQILSLPPVNIEQESDSEGCVCIGGDSQIFNKGKSCLFALPTIVLEKPLYSFPIIMSVYKKLPPGVLPDVMLIGTHQIQAKNLINAVLSNRVFKSRASSKTSKDTYKITTATGQAVGEVTVFLRVSCFGRKIVTQFQIPHNKKPFLFKGEENSPVIQCKKIPSQTECKDSNLPKCMCKPENRGSFGAGEAPRNCCLAPPSSPVSIKSVRHKTPDENLRPCCPSLRNPGKNEYSGKSPMIVSGSCPRLKQKQYQQANNFQVNESTVRKCGSTVKMEKRCDCS
- the LOC117177529 gene encoding uncharacterized protein LOC117177529 → MALIKPTPVFGEKQLPAPEFKEQYLFLLEFYIHELRGDRLAKLNQMFFVPTCVGFQFLNFKDDDLEVTPVDPMFEPQAGISDDVEYFYSGRSIMFSVAQYSVTQKISEFKIKLTVRKKMPEDINPDILVGEAEVDMTKQFAALRKEMLQCWYLGVPPPQVFENDVPLFFKEDLIGSIKVFIRLSSYGQSITTEFEAPGGNKSYIFKGNKINDKGLSYKCRVIDSKEFDLCKESEDDFSKKAPCEVCQPKRHPCLPCGLSIGAVVKQGLEIESNLEKCLKQADFLFGSKVQEREGGKRQISCKPVSENLSPSGKRTGPIQSSRGPAQPCGKAVVLKVSGLLDDGENKQPTVTVANEFDAQNCDPDPDHDVFILRIGKKGLVGPDEKSDLQLEMRTPKGPERRAPIRHETREAQTEEEAKVAKKAKSGKSKKK